Genomic DNA from Acidisoma sp. PAMC 29798:
CAGCATCGCCGTCACGGGCACCGGTGCCGCGCCGACGCTGTATGCGACAGGCGCCGGTGCGGTGATCGATGACACGGAGACGGCAGCGCCGGCGTTGGACTACATCGCCCAGGATAGCGGCAAGGTGGAACTGGCCGGCGCGCCAGCTGCAGGATCGGAGCTGACCTATATCGGCGGTGGCACCTTCGCCCTGGCGGCGCCGGGCGCCGCGATCAGCGCCGAGCTGGCCGATGTCGGCGCCGGCGATGTGCTGGAACTGCCGGGAACGACCGTCTCCTCCGTCACGCTCGGCACCGACAGCCTGACCGTGACGACCGATATCGGCACCTACAGCTTTACCAACGTCACCTATGACGTGGGCGGCATCGGCAGCTACAGCGTCAGCCACGACAGCGCCACTGGCCTGGAAGCGATCACCTTCGGCGGCACGACCGGCGTGACCCTGTCTCCGACCGCGCCGGGCAATGTCACCATTCCCAAGGGCGCCATCATCAGTGGCGGCGCCGATGGGATCTCCAACACGACCACCGACGCCACCAGTTGGACCATCACGCAGAACGGCACGGTCAGCGGCACGATGGCGGGCATCGCCAATGCGGGAACGCTGTCCGGCGGGTGGGACATTCTCACCAACGGCCCTCTGTCGGGCGGCACAGACGGCATCGTCAATACCGGCAGTGTAGGCGGCGTGGGCTGGGACCTCGAGACGAATGCTTCAGTGGATGGTGGTGACGATGGCATCGCCAACACCGGCACGGTCACGGGCGGCTGGGATCTCGCGACCAACCAAGTGGATGGCGGCACCGATGGCATCGCCAACACCGGCACCGTGACAGGCGGCTGGGACGTTCAGACCAACCAAGCCCTGGACGGCGGCAGCGGCGACGGCATCGTCAACGCAGGCACGGTCACGGGCGGCTGGGACCTCGCGACCAACCAAGTGGATGGCGGCGACGACGGCATCGTCAATACCGGCATGGTCACGGGCGGCTGGGACCTTGCGACCAATGAGGCCTCGTCCGGCGATACGGACGGCATCGCCAACAGCGGGACGGTAGCTGGTGGGTGGGACATTCAGGTCAATCAATCCTTGGATGGCGGCACCGATGGCATCGCCAATACCGGCACGGTCTCAGGCGGCTGGGACATTCAGGTCAATCAATCTGTCGGTGATGACACGAGCGGCGCCTCTGCTTCAGGCTCCGTCACCGGCGGCAAGATCGGCATCCTCGACAAGAATGGCGGCGGCACCGTAGCCAATGCCGGCAGCATCACGGGCAAGAGTGATGCCGGCATCGTCATGTCCAACGGCGGCATCGTGGACAATGCTGCCGGTGGATCGATCCTTGGCGGCATCGATGGCATCGACATCGGCAATGGCGGCACGATCGACAATGCCGGCACTATTATCGGGACAACCGGTGACGCGGTCGATTTCTCCGGCGCCACGGGACACAACAAACTCGTCGTCCATGCCGGCGCGATCTTTGCTGGCGCGGTGACAGCGGCATCCGGCGGCAGCAATACGCTGGAACTGGCCCAACAACCGAGCGTCCCTTCGGCCGGAACGCTGTCCGGCCTCGGCACGCAATTCACCGGTTTCACGACCGTCACAGTCGATGCGGGTGGTGACTGGGATCTCGCCGGCGCCAATACGCTCGCCTCCGGCGCCACCCTGACCGATCTCGGTACCCTGACGGCGGAGGGTGCGTTCACGAACGATGGCCTGATCATAACGGACCCGTCCACGCTCACCTTCGACGGCGCTGTCACCGGCTCTGGCACCATCGAAGTCGGCGTCGGCAGCGACGTCATCTTTGGCGGCGGCGTCAGTCAGACCGAAACCGTCACCTTCGTCGGCGACACGGGCACTGTGACCCTGGGTGATGTCGGCGGCTTCCAGGCATCGATCAGCGGCTTCGTCGCCGGAGACGCGGTGACGGCGGCCGACCTGGTCGGGGCTTCCGCGAGCTTCAGCGGCAACGCGGACCAATCCACGCTGAGTTTCACCAGCGGGACGGCGGCGCTCGGCAGCCTCAGTTTCACCGGGTCCTACACGGCGCAAGATCTGCACTTCGACAGCACGGCGGGCACGGTCAGCGTCGAGGTCGTGGCGCCCTGCTTCGCCGAAGGCACACGTATCCTCACCATCCGGGGCTATGTCGCGGTGGAAGAACTGCGAATCGGCGATCGTGTCCTCACCCTCGACAGGGCCGACCGTCCGATTACATGGCTCGGCCAGCGCAGCATCGACTGTCGCCGCCATGCGAGCCCCGACAAGGTCAATCCGGTTCAGATCCAGGCCGATGCTTTCGCTCCGGCCGTTCCCAAGCGGGATGTCTTCCTGTCACCCGACCATGCCGTTTTCGTGGAAGGTGTGTTGATCCCGATCAAGCACCTCATCAACGGCACCACGATTCGCCAGGTGCCTGCGGGCATAATCACCTATTTCCATGTCGAGCTGCCGGAGCATGCCGTGGTTCTGGCTGAGGGTTTACCGTCGGAGAGCTATCTCGATACCGGCGACCGCACCGCCTTCGCGGGCGGCGTGGTCAAGGCGCTCCACCCGGCCTGGGGATCGGAACGGCATGACATCAGCTTGCTGATGGACGCCCTTGGCTATGCACCGCTGCGGGTAACGGGACCCGAGGTCACGAGGGCACGGGCGTTGCTGGCGGCCCGATCTGACGTCCAACCCGAAGCCGCGCCGCGCCACGCAGGCGGCCCGAACAGCCGTCTCATCCCAATCCCATGCTGATGGCTTGGCGACAAAAAAAAGGCGGCACCGGAGTGCCGCCAAGTTTAGGGAGGAAACGTCCAAGAAAACAGCAACACGATCAAGGACCGCCGTTGCGTCGGATACAAATCTATTCGCACGTTTCCAAACACGCAAGAGTTTTTTGTGCAGCGCACAATATCGTTACAGTTGCGGTAGCCGCCGGGATAGGCCACCCGCACCACCCCATTTTCGAAGTCTAGACGCGGTATGCCTTCACAGGAGATCGCCGATCACCCCCTGGCGGACTGGCTGGATGCCGCGTGCCCGCCATGGCGTGCCACCCGCGCGGACCTCGCCGCGCAATACGGTGTCCGTACAGACAACCCGTATCGATGGGCTCTCGTGACCCTGGACGTGGCTCCGCCGCCACTCAGCGGGATGCTGTGGCCCTTCGGCTTCCAGGCGTTTGCGCGATATGCGCCTGCGATGCCGCCCGTGACGCTGTCGACCCAGATATCCGTGGGTGGGGACGCGGAGGCCAATATCCGCGTCGCCGCTACCGAGTTTGCGCGGCATTTCGGACCTCGCCCGATCATTGACCGGAATAACACGCGCGCCGTCTCTTGGCAGTGGGGCGCGGCCTCCGTCACTCTGACCGTCTGGCCGCCGAGCAGGCAATCCGGTCCGAAAGCGGAGATTCCTGCGCATGGCCGGGATCCGCGCCTCATCACGGCCTGTGCGGTGACGGTGCGGACGGGGTGGCGGCCGCCGCTTTCGCCGCGTGACACGGTTTGGCTGGAGAGCTTTGCGCCCATGGGGGCAACCCGAAACTGGACGCCGGTGAAACCCCGCGCCAACCTCGCTGAGACCGTGTTTGTCGAGGCGCAGCTTGAGTTCATGCGCGAACCACCGTCCGATCTTGCGCGCTTCCGTGGCGTCTTCGGGCTGTCAGAGGACGGGCAGGGGTTGATCGTTTTCGAGGATGCCTTCTGCGTCATCCCGGTGACGCAGATCGCGGCTTTCGATGTCATTCGCCTTCGACCGGCGAGGTTCAGCGGCGGTAGCACGCTCTCGGCCCGGTGCGACACCGGCTATGCCGCGTTTCCGACCAAAACCGTTCACGTGGCCCAGGGTGAGCATGCCGATGATCTGAACGACATCGCGGCGACGCTGGCGGCCGTGACGGGCAAGCCGCTCACTTTCGTCGATTATGACGATGATGGGTGATCTGTCATCCTGACCACGGGTCGATGACGGAAATCTCCAGGTCGGAGAAATGACGGATCATTTGCCGACCAAAGGGTAACCGGCGTTACTGGCGCCATCACCCCAGTATCGGGACCATCGAGATGGCGGACTACGACCTCTACTACTGGCCCATTCCCTTTCGTGGCCAATTCGTAAGGGCGATCCTTGCCTATGCCGGCAAGATCTGGACCGAGAGCGATGCCACAGCAATTCCGAAATTGATGAGCGCACCGGCAAAGAACATGCCGGTCCCGTTTATGGGTCCCCCCATCCTCATCGACAAAAAGGCGGATTTCGCCATCGCCCAGATGCCGGCGATTCTGCTGTATCTGGGTGAGACGCTCGACCTGATGCCGGCCACGCCGGCGCTTCGCGCCATGACGATGAAAACGGTACATGACGCCAATGACGTGATCGACGAGATCACCCTGGATGGCGGACGCCAGATGTGGACGGATAAGCGCTGGCAGAACTTCATTCCGCGGCTGGAAAAGTGGATGTCCTTCTGGGAAGAGACCGGCCGCCGCCACGGCCTGACGGCCGATGCCGGCTTCCTGCTTGGCAGCACGGCGCCGGGTATCGCCGATATTGTGACGGCGATCTTGTGGTCCACCATGGCCGACCGCTTCCCGAAACTCGCGGCGCTTCTGGAAGACACCGCACCCATGACGGCCGACCTGTCGCGACGGGTCTCCGCTCTGCCGCCGCTGGCGAAGCTCTTCGCCAAAGCGCGGCACGATTACGGCGACGCCTATTGCGGCGGTCAGATTGAGGTATCACTCCGCAAGGTTCTGGACCGTCACTGAGCGCGATTGGCGCGCTTGAAGGTCAGCGTCATCGTCGGATCGCCACGGTCTGCACGGGCGCCTTCGTGCTCGCGGAAGCGGGCCTCTTGGGTGGTGGCATGCCACCACCCATTGGCTGCATGCGCGGGAGTTGCAGAGGCAATGTCCGAAAGTGAAGGTCGATCCCCGGCCAAAGCGATCGAAACTCTGCGGGTAGAGGCGGCGCAGACCCTGATGGAGCAGAGCCGCCACCCCATCGACGTTGTTGCGCAGCAAACCGGGTTCAGCGATCGCGACCACTTGCCTCGTGCGTTTTTGCGCGGCTTCGGACAACCGCCTCAGGTGCTGCGGCGCCAGGCGTGGCTATGGGCAGGAACGGTTAAGGATGGAGGCCGTCTGGGCGCGGAAAGCGAGGTTCGCCGCGACGCACGCGGTGGTTGATCGGACAGGCCCGCGTGCCTTAAATTTGACGCTGGCGGCAGCGCCCGACCGCTTCGGCTGCAAGCCGTGAGCGGCAGGCGACACGGATACAATGAGGACGACATGACCCAGAACGCACCGACGATCGTCAACATGCACACGGCGCCGGAAATCGCGGCCGACGTGCCCGCCGCTTGGACGCATTTCAGGCGCGCGTTGACGCCTGCGATGAAGGATGCGGGGCCGGGGCGTTTCGGGATGGGCCGTCTCGGCATGAACGCCAGGCGGGTGCCCCCGGGCCACAGTGCGTGCCCGGCGCACACGCATATTATGGCTGACGAGATCTTCGTCGTGCTCGAAGGGCAAGGTCTGTTCCGCTACGGCGATCGCGTGTACGAGATCCGCCCTGGGGACTGTATTTCCTGTCCGGCCGACACGGGGATCGCCCATCAGATTGCCAACCCCACGACGCCGGACAACACGGGCGACCTGGTCTATCTCGCGATTGGCGCCGAACCGCCTGGGGACGTCTGCACCTATCCCGACAGCGGCGCGCTCGTTATCGATGCCCTCAATCGCCACGGATTCTTGCGCGAGACCGATTATTACGAGGGCCAGCCACAACCCACGCCGCTTCTGACGCGCGGCCGCGACGCACCCGTCTGATCCGGGCGCGCGACGAGAAGGTGCGGGCCTATGGCGTCAACGGATCCTAACCTGATTTGGCGGAAAAGCGCAGCGTATTCCGCCGTCCGAGCCTGGAATGCCTCTGGCATCGCGGCCAAACCGTCCCTTGGTGAAAGGGCGCTAGCCCTCCGCGAACCAGGGCGCGAGCTGGCGGTACAGGCCGCGAAACCGCTGGTAACCGCGCGCATAGGCCTCGGCATGGTCCCGATTGGGCATGAGCATCGTGCCGCGATGCACCAGCGCCGCCGCGCCCGCCCAGTCATCGCTCGCGCCAGTGCCCATGGCGGCCACCCAGGCGGCGCCGAGGCAGGACCCGGGATGACCCTCCAACCGCTGGATGGGCATCTGGAGGATGTCGGACACGATCTGCATCCAGATCAGGCTGCGCGCTCCGCCGTCTGACACCAGAAGGCGCCGCACGGGGTAACCGAGCTCGCGAAAAACCTCGATGTGATGCAGAAACGCGTAGCCGACGCCTTCCAGAGCCGCGCGCCACAGATGAGCCGGGCCGTGATTGAGGCTGAGGCCGGTGATGGTGCCGCGCGCCGCAGGATCATGGATCGGGCTTTTTTCGCCCAGCAGATAGGGCAACACGACCACGCCCTCGCTGCCGGCGGGAATGCCCTCGGCCATGCGGTCGAGATGCGCATGCGGATCGGCGACGCCCATAACCGCGCCGGCCGCGAAGCCGGTGACGATCCAGTTCAGCATTGCGCCCGTCGCGGCCATGCAGCCATTCGGCATGAAGCGGCCGGGAATGACGTGGCGATCCAGGAACAGGCGTGCATCGGGGCGGGCGACGTCGGCCGCGAGCAGAATATCCCCCGCGCCGCCAAACTTCAGCAGCACATCGCCTGCCGCGACCACACCGGCCGCATAGGCGGAGGCGACATGATCGGCGGCCCCCGCGACCACCGGCAGGCCCACGGGCAATCCCGTTTCGGCGGCGGCCTCGGCGGTGACATGACCCAGAACCGTCTCGCTGGTGCGGATCGGCGGCAGGGCGGAGGCAGGGATGCCCGCCAGTGCCACCAGATCGGCCGCGACTGCGCCATCCGCGAGATCGACGAAGCCCGCTTCGAGCGCCCAATTGTGCTCGATCGCGCGGGCGCCGCTCAGTTTCCAGTTGATGTAGTCGTAAGAGCCGAACACGGTGCCAATGCGCGCGAAAACCTCGGGCTCATGCCGCGCGAGCCAGCGCAGCTTCGTCGCCACGATCTGCTGATTGATGCCATTGCCGGTGCGGACGAGAAAACGCGCGCCATCGACCTCGGCGGCCAGTTCCTCGACCTCACGCGCACAGCGCCCATCGCTCTGCTGGATGCTGCGACGAAGCAACTGGCCATCCTCATCGAGCAGAACCACGGCCGGCACCATGCCGGCGACGCCGATGCCCGCCAGCGTGGCGGACAAAGCCGGCTCGACGGCCAGAAGCTCCCTCACGACGGCGCAGGTATTGCGCCACCACTGCGCGGGGTCTTCCTCCGCCCAGCCGGCATGGAGCGAGACGAGATCAACCGGCCGTGACACGATGGCGACGATCCGATCTGGCAGATCGATGAGGATACCGATCGTCGATGTCGTGCCGATATCGATGCCGATGACAGCGGCCATGACGTGCGCCTAGCGGAGCGTCGCAACCTTATCCATGAAGCGCTTCACCCGCGTGGTGTCCACGGCGTTCCAGGTATGACCATCGACTTTGAAATGCGTGCCGACGACGCAGCCGTCCGCGACGCCGAGAACATCGGTGACATTGTCCAGATTGACGCCGGTATTGGCGAAGATCGGCACGTCCTTCACGGCCGCGCAGACGGCATTGAGGTCGGACTGCTCGGTCGCCTGACCGGTGATGGGGCCGGAGACGAGAATGGCATCCGCGAGGGAGGAGAACACGGCGCTGCGTGCCCGAAGGCCGAGCGGACGCGTATCGAGCGGTGCGGCGAATTCGGCATTGATGTTGAACAGCAGCTTCAAGTCCCGCACGCCCAGGTCGCGCCGCGCGCGCAGCGCACCGTCACAGTCCGGCACCCACAGCCCCATGTCGGAGGCATAGACGCCGGTGAAGATTTCGCGCACGAATTTTGCGCCCGTCGCCGCGGCGATGCCGACGCTCGCCACGGGATCCCACAGGTAGTTCACGCCGAAGGGCACGCGGATCGATGGGCTGAGGCGAGAGACCACGGCGCTCATCGCGGCGACGGAGGATGTTGGTGCCTTCAGCGAATAGGGCCGGTCATTTTCGTTGCCGAACATGACAGCGTCGACACCGCCCGCCTGCAACGCCTCCAGATCGGCGGCGGCCCCCTCGATCAGGGCCTTCATGCCACCCTTCTCGTCATACAGCGGCGTGCCCGGCAAGGCGCCGATATGAATCATGCCGATGACGACTTTTTTCTTGCCGTCGAAGAAATCAAACATGGAGCAGTCCTTCACTCTATCCGAAACGCCACAGGGGTCGCGGCTCAATCCAAGGGGGCCGCGATGATGATCTCGACGCCTGCTGCCCTTGCGATCTTGCATATGGCGGCGGGCGGTTCTGCATCGGTCACGATGCTGCCGATGGCCTCGAAGCCACAGACACGCACGAAGGAACGGCGACCGAACTTGCTGCTGTCGCACAGCACGGTGACCGCCGTAGCCTGTTGCATGAAGGCGGCCTTCACTTCGGCCTCCTCCGGCGAATAGTCATAGAGTCCGTTTTCGTCGACGCCGGCGACACCGATGAACACACGGTCCATCCAATGCCCCGCCAATTGCTGGCGGGTGATGCTGCCGCATAGAGACCCTTCCAAGGGGCGCAGCCTGCCGCCCAATAGGAAGACCTCGGGCAGAACCGGCTGCGGCATGGCAAGCACGGTTTGCAGGCTATTGGTGACGATCTCGATCCCCGCGCGCGATGCGAGTTCCGCCGCAAGGCCGGCGACGGTTGACCCCACATCCAGACCGAGCACATCACCCGATCGCACCAGACCTGCCGCTTTGATGGCGATCCGTGCCTTCGCGTCACGATGCAGATCCCGCCGCGCGGCAAAGGACGGTTCTGTTGGAATGATGATGGCGGGCGCTGCCGGCATAGCGCCGCCGTGGGAACGCTGGATCAGACCGTCACGCTCCAGCGACTCCAGATCGCGGCGGACGGTCATGTCCGAAATACCAATTTCCCGCGCCACATCGGTGACGGAGACGAAGCCACGGTCTGTGATCAATCCGTGCAGAGCCTGCCGACGCGCCCGCGCGGGGCCAATCGGGACCGTCCGATCAGCTTTGTCAGCGGGAGCGGCCTGCTGCTGTCTTTGGCTGCGCATCTCGTCGTTCTACGCGCCAGATCCGATCCATACAAGAAATTCAAACAGAGTCGCGCGAAAATATGTTTGATTTTGTTTGACTGCGCGGCACCCGCTGTTATGGTTTCGCGGATAGTAGCGTGCAGCGATAGGGTAGTGGATGAATAGGCTCGGCGACGATCTCGCAGGCAAGACGGCACTCATCACAGGTGGTGCGACCGGTATCGGCCGTGCCATCGCCACCGCGTTGCAGGTGCAGGGCGTTCGCATCGCCATTGCCGATATCGATCTTGCGGCCGCAACCGCGGCTGCCACGGCCGTATCACCAGATGCCATCGCCATTCAGATGGATGTTACTAAGCGCGCGAGCGTGGAGGCGGGCTTTGCCCAGGCCATATCCGTGTTCGGGACCATCGACCGCGTGATTGCCAATGCCGGCGTGTCCAACATGAAACCCGCACTCGATCTCACGGATGAAGACTGGAACTTCAACTTCGACGTGAATGCACGCGGCGTCTTTCTCACCAATCAATCTGCCTGCCGCCATTTCCTCGATCGCGGCATCAAGGGCGCGATTTGCAATACCGCCTCCCTCGCCGGGAAGGTCGGTGCGCCGTTGCTCGCCCACTACGCGGCGAGCAAATTCGCGGTTATCGGGTGGACGCAATCGCTGGCGCGGGAAATGGCCAAGCACGGCATTCGCGTCAATGCCGTCTGCCCCGGCTTCGTGCGCACAGGCATGCAGTCGCGCGAAATCGTCTGGGAAGCCGAGCTTCGCGGCATGACGCCGCAAGCGGTGTTCGACGAATATATCTCCCTCACGCCACTCGGCCGTATCGAGGAAGCGGAGGATGTCGCGAAAGTCGTGGCGTTCCTGCTGTCGGATGCGGCTGGCTTCATGACTGGCCAGTCCGTCAATGTGACAGGCGGCGTCTACATGACCTGAGCTTCGCCCGCTGGCGAAGACGATCCTGACACCAACGCGTCAATCGATGGAGGGTACTATGGCGAAGCGCACTTGGCTCATGGCATTGCTGGCGGGGGCAAGCGTCCTCACCGGCCTCGGCACGGCATCGACACCGAAAGCCTATGCAGCCGATGACGGCGGCACGATGACGATTTCCGATGCCCAGTTCCTGTGGACCTGCGGCTTCAGCCCCTTCAACCCCTCGTCCAACTTCCTCTCCGTCGGCCTCGTGTATGAGCCGCTGATGTTCGTCAATACTCTCCAGGACGCGAAGGTCAGTCCCTGGCTCGCCAGCGCCTATCAATGGAGCGCGGGCAATACGGTCTTGACCTTCACGTTGCAGAAGGGTGTGAAATGGACCGACGGCCAGCCCTTCACGGCGGCCGATGTCGTGTTCACCTTCAATATGCTGAAGAAGTTTCCGGCGCTCGATCTGAACACCGTCTGGTCGGCACTGTCCACCGTCACGGCCTCGGGCGATGACACGGTCGTCTTCACCTTCAAATCCGCAGCCGTACCCTTCTTCTACTATGTCGCCGATCAGGTCGGCATCGTCGCGGAGCATGTCTGGGGCAAAGTGAAGGACCCGACGACCTATCTGGACGGCACGCCCGTCGGCACTGGCCCCTATACCATTTCGCATTGCACGCCGCAGGATGTCAGCTACGCGCGCAATCCGCAGTATTGGCAGCCCGGTCTGCCGAAGATCGCGAAGATCGAGTATCCGGCCTTCACCTCCAATCCGCCGGCGAACGAACTGCTCGCGACCGGTCAGGCTCAATGGGGCGGCCAGTTCATTCCGAACCTCAAAGCCGAATACCTGTCGAAGA
This window encodes:
- a CDS encoding Hint domain-containing protein — translated: MDVTSTGADGLPGMTGQTSGASGTGGAPGLAGGAEANSGTDTTNTAEAVGGDGGRGGNGAANNNPNQGGGRAGDGGSGGYAAADAATITASAGGNSASATAAGGTAGDGGIGGLPSALGGMGGVGGDAKANASAGNTAGAAAATATAYGGTGGTSQYDTPQYDGGSYTGNLYSGGNGASLSGSTATATGTTQATATVKQVGGAGGAGPAGGNGGSSTLTNAVSGTTDGGTLILSQTADGGTGGDGGPFAGPGTASGGAATSDLTLNDTSSTQVSVTASATGGDGGEVLASGGGLTTGGPGGDAASSAAITGTKTVYEDIVAIGGYGGADGGTGQATGIGTAATFVNVYVSANGGGANTRGGAADASATGTGAEANVTALASGGVGEDTGGNATAKATGIGLSGTATADAGGSYENGLVGAEDGLDSTAVAVVSGTTTAYAAQSQGDALGAFDTTDQVVSADVLDPTSATNGTDLGTGDTLLLDTEEGGGNYGNLTTAVTNTTTVTGHLDFSAYSPDADVLLDLHEAALIGTGVTEVDLFVAFGQEEVVKSFSSGAAAEAFFSDNVINLGTVGDLEDLPSQLTNLPVAIELKVIVDAPDSGFYADMQVGVGAAPAGPDVFEANKAATSGAYLWSDAANWTNGLPTNGDAIEMAASGTDDIAGLSLKALSLSPPTGTAGEVSTLTVTDGLSVTALTIAASSEIAVTGSGAADILTLGSIAVTGTGAAPTLYATGAGAVIDDTETAAPALDYIAQDSGKVELAGAPAAGSELTYIGGGTFALAAPGAAISAELADVGAGDVLELPGTTVSSVTLGTDSLTVTTDIGTYSFTNVTYDVGGIGSYSVSHDSATGLEAITFGGTTGVTLSPTAPGNVTIPKGAIISGGADGISNTTTDATSWTITQNGTVSGTMAGIANAGTLSGGWDILTNGPLSGGTDGIVNTGSVGGVGWDLETNASVDGGDDGIANTGTVTGGWDLATNQVDGGTDGIANTGTVTGGWDVQTNQALDGGSGDGIVNAGTVTGGWDLATNQVDGGDDGIVNTGMVTGGWDLATNEASSGDTDGIANSGTVAGGWDIQVNQSLDGGTDGIANTGTVSGGWDIQVNQSVGDDTSGASASGSVTGGKIGILDKNGGGTVANAGSITGKSDAGIVMSNGGIVDNAAGGSILGGIDGIDIGNGGTIDNAGTIIGTTGDAVDFSGATGHNKLVVHAGAIFAGAVTAASGGSNTLELAQQPSVPSAGTLSGLGTQFTGFTTVTVDAGGDWDLAGANTLASGATLTDLGTLTAEGAFTNDGLIITDPSTLTFDGAVTGSGTIEVGVGSDVIFGGGVSQTETVTFVGDTGTVTLGDVGGFQASISGFVAGDAVTAADLVGASASFSGNADQSTLSFTSGTAALGSLSFTGSYTAQDLHFDSTAGTVSVEVVAPCFAEGTRILTIRGYVAVEELRIGDRVLTLDRADRPITWLGQRSIDCRRHASPDKVNPVQIQADAFAPAVPKRDVFLSPDHAVFVEGVLIPIKHLINGTTIRQVPAGIITYFHVELPEHAVVLAEGLPSESYLDTGDRTAFAGGVVKALHPAWGSERHDISLLMDALGYAPLRVTGPEVTRARALLAARSDVQPEAAPRHAGGPNSRLIPIPC
- a CDS encoding glutathione S-transferase; its protein translation is MADYDLYYWPIPFRGQFVRAILAYAGKIWTESDATAIPKLMSAPAKNMPVPFMGPPILIDKKADFAIAQMPAILLYLGETLDLMPATPALRAMTMKTVHDANDVIDEITLDGGRQMWTDKRWQNFIPRLEKWMSFWEETGRRHGLTADAGFLLGSTAPGIADIVTAILWSTMADRFPKLAALLEDTAPMTADLSRRVSALPPLAKLFAKARHDYGDAYCGGQIEVSLRKVLDRH
- a CDS encoding helix-turn-helix domain-containing protein, producing the protein MSESEGRSPAKAIETLRVEAAQTLMEQSRHPIDVVAQQTGFSDRDHLPRAFLRGFGQPPQVLRRQAWLWAGTVKDGGRLGAESEVRRDARGG
- a CDS encoding cupin domain-containing protein encodes the protein MTQNAPTIVNMHTAPEIAADVPAAWTHFRRALTPAMKDAGPGRFGMGRLGMNARRVPPGHSACPAHTHIMADEIFVVLEGQGLFRYGDRVYEIRPGDCISCPADTGIAHQIANPTTPDNTGDLVYLAIGAEPPGDVCTYPDSGALVIDALNRHGFLRETDYYEGQPQPTPLLTRGRDAPV
- a CDS encoding FGGY-family carbohydrate kinase, encoding MAAVIGIDIGTTSTIGILIDLPDRIVAIVSRPVDLVSLHAGWAEEDPAQWWRNTCAVVRELLAVEPALSATLAGIGVAGMVPAVVLLDEDGQLLRRSIQQSDGRCAREVEELAAEVDGARFLVRTGNGINQQIVATKLRWLARHEPEVFARIGTVFGSYDYINWKLSGARAIEHNWALEAGFVDLADGAVAADLVALAGIPASALPPIRTSETVLGHVTAEAAAETGLPVGLPVVAGAADHVASAYAAGVVAAGDVLLKFGGAGDILLAADVARPDARLFLDRHVIPGRFMPNGCMAATGAMLNWIVTGFAAGAVMGVADPHAHLDRMAEGIPAGSEGVVVLPYLLGEKSPIHDPAARGTITGLSLNHGPAHLWRAALEGVGYAFLHHIEVFRELGYPVRRLLVSDGGARSLIWMQIVSDILQMPIQRLEGHPGSCLGAAWVAAMGTGASDDWAGAAALVHRGTMLMPNRDHAEAYARGYQRFRGLYRQLAPWFAEG
- a CDS encoding BtpA/SgcQ family protein; protein product: MFDFFDGKKKVVIGMIHIGALPGTPLYDEKGGMKALIEGAAADLEALQAGGVDAVMFGNENDRPYSLKAPTSSVAAMSAVVSRLSPSIRVPFGVNYLWDPVASVGIAAATGAKFVREIFTGVYASDMGLWVPDCDGALRARRDLGVRDLKLLFNINAEFAAPLDTRPLGLRARSAVFSSLADAILVSGPITGQATEQSDLNAVCAAVKDVPIFANTGVNLDNVTDVLGVADGCVVGTHFKVDGHTWNAVDTTRVKRFMDKVATLR
- a CDS encoding DeoR/GlpR family DNA-binding transcription regulator; translated protein: MRSQRQQQAAPADKADRTVPIGPARARRQALHGLITDRGFVSVTDVAREIGISDMTVRRDLESLERDGLIQRSHGGAMPAAPAIIIPTEPSFAARRDLHRDAKARIAIKAAGLVRSGDVLGLDVGSTVAGLAAELASRAGIEIVTNSLQTVLAMPQPVLPEVFLLGGRLRPLEGSLCGSITRQQLAGHWMDRVFIGVAGVDENGLYDYSPEEAEVKAAFMQQATAVTVLCDSSKFGRRSFVRVCGFEAIGSIVTDAEPPAAICKIARAAGVEIIIAAPLD
- a CDS encoding SDR family NAD(P)-dependent oxidoreductase produces the protein MNRLGDDLAGKTALITGGATGIGRAIATALQVQGVRIAIADIDLAAATAAATAVSPDAIAIQMDVTKRASVEAGFAQAISVFGTIDRVIANAGVSNMKPALDLTDEDWNFNFDVNARGVFLTNQSACRHFLDRGIKGAICNTASLAGKVGAPLLAHYAASKFAVIGWTQSLAREMAKHGIRVNAVCPGFVRTGMQSREIVWEAELRGMTPQAVFDEYISLTPLGRIEEAEDVAKVVAFLLSDAAGFMTGQSVNVTGGVYMT